A DNA window from Castanea sativa cultivar Marrone di Chiusa Pesio chromosome 7, ASM4071231v1 contains the following coding sequences:
- the LOC142644759 gene encoding chaperonin CPN60-like 2, mitochondrial produces MEKSDAVFDKEKAQERLSKLSGGVDIFKVGGSSEAEVEERKDRVTDALNATRAAVKRVLCQVVVLLFCMLQRFGKPSNGK; encoded by the exons ATGGAGAAGAGCGATGCCGTGTTTGACAAGGAGAAAGCACAGGAAAGGCTATCAAAGCTGTCTGGTGGTGTGGATATTTTCAAG GTTGGAGGGTCTAGTGAGGCAGAAGTTGAGGAAAGGAAGGATAGGGTCACGGATGCCTTAAATGCTACAAGAGCGGCTGTGAAGAGGGTATTGTGCCAG GTGGTGGTGTTGCTCTTTTGTATGCTGCAAAGGTTTGGAAAGCCTTCCAACGGTAAATGA